One genomic window of Pseudomonas aeruginosa includes the following:
- a CDS encoding DUF3142 domain-containing protein, whose product MRRWRAWLAGLLLGLPLLPSVEAAVRAEDYGAFWLWSGVAPQPVLARAETLYILQGQISQSRRRPGEGVRLIAQGISVPRLARGEVWVVYRAHTLRWTPQIYQAVLNQVQRWKRAGNPVVGIQIDFDARTRYLDEYVDFLRDLRRRLPREYRLSITGLLDWGSNAEPAAINRLKGVVDEVVVQTYQGRHSIPNHAAYLPRVSRLQLPYRIGLVQGGDWQAPDYLEKSPWFRGYVVFLLNPQ is encoded by the coding sequence GTGAGGCGCTGGCGAGCCTGGCTGGCGGGCCTGTTGCTGGGCCTGCCGCTGTTGCCGTCCGTCGAGGCCGCGGTGCGCGCCGAGGACTACGGCGCCTTCTGGCTGTGGAGCGGCGTCGCGCCGCAGCCGGTGCTGGCGCGGGCCGAGACGCTGTACATCCTGCAGGGACAGATCAGCCAGTCGCGCCGGCGCCCCGGCGAGGGCGTGCGGCTGATCGCCCAGGGCATCTCGGTGCCACGCCTGGCGCGGGGCGAGGTCTGGGTGGTGTACCGCGCCCATACCCTGCGCTGGACGCCGCAGATCTACCAGGCCGTGCTGAACCAGGTGCAGCGCTGGAAGCGTGCCGGCAACCCGGTGGTCGGCATCCAGATCGACTTCGATGCGCGTACCCGCTACCTCGACGAGTACGTCGATTTCCTCCGCGACCTGCGCCGGCGCCTGCCCCGCGAATACCGCTTGAGCATCACCGGGTTGCTCGACTGGGGCAGCAACGCCGAGCCGGCGGCGATCAACCGGCTCAAGGGCGTGGTCGATGAAGTGGTGGTGCAGACCTACCAGGGGCGTCACAGCATTCCCAACCACGCCGCCTACCTCCCGCGGGTCAGCCGCCTGCAGCTGCCGTACCGGATCGGCCTGGTCCAGGGCGGCGACTGGCAAGCCCCCGACTACCTGGAAAAGAGCCCCTGGTTCAGGGGCTACGTGGTGTTCCTGCTCAACCCTCAGTGA
- the yegQ gene encoding tRNA 5-hydroxyuridine modification protein YegQ: protein MTATTLRPELLCPAGTLKSMRYAFAYGADAVYAGQPRYSLRVRNNDFDHAQLAEGIAEAHALGKRFYVVVNIAPHNAKLKTFLRDLEPVIAMGPDALIMSDPGLIMLVRQHFPQMPIHLSVQANAVNWAAVQFWRQQGLTRVILSRELSLEEIEEIRQQVPDMELEVFVHGALCMAYSGRCLLSGYINRRDPNQGTCTNACRWEYKAVEGREDELGNVVAREPTLGRGAPTEQVFLLEEGNRPGEPMAAFEDEHGTYIMNSKDLRAVQHVERLARIGVHSLKIEGRTKSHYYVARTAQVYRQAIDDAAAGKPFDRGLMDTLESLAHRGYTEGFLRRHVHDEYQNYQHGHSLSERQQFVGELTGERRDGLAEVEVKNRFQRGDSVELMTPRGNLSLRVEDLRNAAGEAIEVAPGNGHVVYLALPEGLDLCYALLMRDLQPGQDTRQPQAERSGGCAGKGACGCAH from the coding sequence ATGACAGCCACCACCCTCCGCCCCGAACTGCTGTGCCCCGCCGGCACCCTGAAAAGCATGCGCTATGCCTTCGCCTACGGCGCCGATGCCGTCTACGCCGGGCAGCCGCGCTACAGTCTGCGGGTGCGCAACAACGATTTCGACCACGCCCAACTGGCCGAAGGCATCGCCGAGGCCCACGCACTTGGCAAGCGCTTCTACGTGGTGGTCAACATCGCCCCGCACAACGCCAAGCTGAAAACCTTCCTGCGCGACCTGGAGCCGGTGATCGCCATGGGTCCGGATGCACTGATCATGTCCGATCCCGGCCTGATCATGCTGGTTCGCCAGCATTTCCCGCAGATGCCCATCCACCTGTCGGTGCAGGCCAACGCGGTGAACTGGGCCGCGGTGCAATTCTGGCGGCAGCAGGGCCTGACCCGGGTGATCCTTTCCCGCGAGCTGTCGCTGGAGGAGATCGAGGAAATCCGCCAGCAGGTGCCGGACATGGAGCTGGAAGTGTTCGTCCACGGCGCCTTGTGCATGGCCTATTCCGGGCGCTGCCTGCTGTCCGGCTACATCAACCGCCGCGACCCCAACCAGGGCACCTGCACCAATGCCTGCCGCTGGGAATACAAGGCGGTGGAGGGCCGCGAGGACGAGCTGGGCAACGTGGTGGCGCGGGAGCCGACCCTGGGACGCGGCGCGCCGACCGAGCAGGTGTTCCTCCTCGAGGAAGGCAACCGTCCCGGCGAACCGATGGCCGCCTTCGAGGACGAACACGGCACCTACATCATGAATTCCAAGGACCTCCGCGCCGTGCAGCACGTCGAGCGGCTGGCGCGGATCGGCGTGCACTCGCTGAAGATCGAGGGCCGCACCAAATCCCACTACTACGTGGCGCGCACCGCCCAGGTCTACCGCCAGGCGATCGACGACGCGGCGGCCGGCAAGCCGTTCGACCGCGGTCTGATGGACACCCTGGAGTCCCTCGCCCACCGCGGCTACACCGAGGGCTTCCTGCGCCGCCACGTGCACGACGAGTACCAGAACTACCAGCACGGCCATTCGTTGTCCGAGCGCCAGCAGTTCGTCGGCGAACTCACCGGCGAACGCCGCGACGGACTGGCCGAGGTGGAGGTGAAGAACCGCTTCCAGCGCGGCGACAGCGTCGAACTGATGACTCCGCGAGGCAACCTGAGCCTGCGCGTGGAGGACCTGCGCAACGCCGCCGGCGAGGCCATCGAGGTGGCGCCGGGCAATGGCCACGTGGTCTACCTGGCGCTGCCGGAAGGCCTGGACCTGTGCTACGCGCTACTGATGCGCGATCTCCAGCCCGGCCAGGATACCCGCCAGCCGCAGGCCGAACGCAGCGGCGGGTGTGCCGGCAAGGGCGCTTGCGGCTGCGCTCACTGA